Genomic DNA from Deinococcus humi:
GGAATAAATGACTTGTTTTGTCATCAATAAAAGATTACCTTTCTGGTCGATGATTACCTCGCCTCCCCTCCGCAGCACTTCCGGCCCTGCCCAGACCGATCTGAGCGCGCTGAAGTTCAACCAGTACACGGTGATCGGGGTCACCGTGCTGGCGCTGGTGTCCGGTGTGAGTGTCCTGACCCTACTGCTGGGCGCGGTGATGCTGCTGGGCGCCCTGCGCCCGGAGCTCTCGCCGCTGCGGGCGGCTTACCGAATGTTCGGGCGGCGGCTGGGCCTGAGGCCTGAAGTCGTCGCTGAAGATCCCCGCGCCCACCACTTTGCGCAGGGCGTGGGTGGCGTGTTCCTGATCGCTTCCAGCGTGAGCGTGCTGGCCGGGTTGCCGCTGCTGGGCCTGGGGCTGGGGCTGCTGGTCATCGCCCTGGCGGGCCTGAACCTGAGCCAGAAGATCTGTGTGGGTTGTCTGCTGTACTTCCAGTATCGCCGCCTGCGTCATGCCGTCCTGAGCCGCTGAATCTTCCATCTTCCCCCAATCATGAGGTTCCTTAGCTATGTCCGACATCGAAACCCTGAAAAAAGAACTGCCGCCCTTCCAGATCTTCGACCTGATTCCGCAGTACGCCGCTGCCGGAGCGATTGACCCAGAAAAGATCGACCTATTGAAGTGGGCCGGGGTGTACCCGCAACGCCCCGCCGAGGACGGCTTCCTGATGATGCGCGTCAAGGTGCCCACCGCCGAGCTGAGCAGCGCCGCCCTGCGCGTGATCGCGGGGATCGCCGAGGACTACGGACGCGGGTTGCTGGACGTGACGGACCGGCAGGCCTTCCAGTTCCACTGGCTGCGCATTCAGGACATTCCGGCGATTCTGGACCGGCTGGACACCGTGGGCCTGCACACCCGTGGAGCCTGCGGCGACACCGTGCGCGCCGTGATCGCCTCGCCGCTGGCCGGGCTGGATGCCCGCGAGGTGATCGACGTGCGCCCGATTGCCCTGGCGATGGAAGGCACCTTGAGCGGCAACAATGATTTCCAGGATCTGCCCCGCAAGTTCAAGATCAGCCTGACAGCCACCCCCGAGCTGGAAGGCATCCATCTGGTCAACGACATCGGGTTCCTGGCCCACCGGGTAAACGGGGAAGTGGGCTTCGACGTGTGGGTGGGCGGCGGCCTGGGCGCGGTGGCGCACCTGTCCAAACGCCTGGGCGTCTTTATTCGCCCGGACGAAGTGGTGGAAGTGGGGCGCGCGATTGCCGGGGCATACCGCG
This window encodes:
- a CDS encoding DUF4395 domain-containing protein — encoded protein: MITSPPLRSTSGPAQTDLSALKFNQYTVIGVTVLALVSGVSVLTLLLGAVMLLGALRPELSPLRAAYRMFGRRLGLRPEVVAEDPRAHHFAQGVGGVFLIASSVSVLAGLPLLGLGLGLLVIALAGLNLSQKICVGCLLYFQYRRLRHAVLSR